One window of the Marmota flaviventris isolate mMarFla1 chromosome 2, mMarFla1.hap1, whole genome shotgun sequence genome contains the following:
- the Lgals3 gene encoding galectin-3 produces MADSFSLNDALSGSGNPNPQGWPGAWGNQPGAGAGGYPGASYPGAYPGQAPPGPYPGQAPPGAYPGQTPPGPYPGQAPPGTYPGPTAPGPYPGPQAPGAYPGQPGGPGAYPPPGQPSAPGAYPAAAGPYGTPAGPLTVPYELPLPGGVMPRMLITIMGTVKPNANRIALDFKRGNDVAFHFNPRFNENNRKVIVCNTKLDNTWGKEERQSVFPFESGKPFKIQVLVELDHFKVAVNDAHLLQYNHRMKNLREISKLGISGDINLTSASHAMI; encoded by the exons ATGGCAGACAGTTTTTCG CTTAATGATGCCTTATCTGGGTCTGGAAACCCAAACCCTCAAGGATGGCCTGGTGCATGGGGGAACCAGcctggggctggagcagggggctACCCAGGAGCCTCTTATCCTGGGGCCTATCCCGGGCAGGCACCTCCAGGGCCCTACCCTGGACAGGCACCACCTGGAGCCTACCCAGGGCAGACACCTCCGGGGCCCTATCCTGGACAGGCACCTCCTGGTACCTACCCTGGCCCAACTGCACCTGGACCTTATCCTGGACCTCAGGCACCTGGAGCCTACCCAGGGCAACCAGGTGGGCCTGGGGCCTACCCACCTCCAGGACAGCCAAGTGCTCCTGGAGCCTACCCTGCTGCTGCTGGCCCCTATGGCACCCCTGCTGGACCACTG ACTGTGCCTTATGAGCTGCCCCTGCCAGGAGGAGTCATGCCTCGCATGCTGATAACAATTATGGGTACTGTGAAGCCCAATGCAAACAG AATTGCTTTAGACTTCAAGAGAGGGAATGATGTTGCCTTCCACTTTAACCCACGTTTCAATGAAAACAACAGGAAAGTCATTGTATGCAATACAAAGCTGGATAACACatggggaaaggaggaaagacaGTCGGTTTTCCCATTTGAAAGTGGTAAACCATTCAAA ATACAAGTCCTGGTTGAGCTTGACCACTTCAAGGTTGCAGTCAATGACGCTCACTTGCTACAGTACAATCATCGGATGAAAAATCTCAGGGAAATCAGCAAACTGGGAATTTCTGGTGACATAAACCTCACCAGTGCTTCACATGCTATGATATAA